A genomic window from Flintibacter sp. KGMB00164 includes:
- a CDS encoding zinc-ribbon domain-containing protein: MGSQFPELAAQWHTEKNRPLTTRQVTPYSNRKVWWQCKLGHKYQAAVAARTMNGSGCPYCAGKKVLAGFNDLAALFPDLAAQWHPTLNGTLTPEMVTAGSHHKVWWVCPLGHVWKAVIYSRTGPKRCGCPVCAGKVRTQRCRASAEEALSKNNTEETWRETK; this comes from the coding sequence TTGGGCAGCCAATTTCCAGAGCTAGCCGCCCAGTGGCACACAGAAAAAAACAGACCTCTGACGACCCGGCAGGTCACCCCCTACTCCAACCGAAAGGTGTGGTGGCAGTGTAAGCTGGGACATAAATACCAGGCAGCAGTGGCGGCCCGCACCATGAACGGCAGCGGCTGTCCCTACTGCGCGGGGAAAAAGGTCCTGGCGGGCTTTAACGACCTGGCCGCGCTGTTTCCGGATTTGGCCGCTCAGTGGCATCCCACCCTGAACGGAACCTTGACGCCGGAGATGGTAACGGCAGGTTCTCACCACAAGGTGTGGTGGGTGTGTCCGCTGGGCCATGTATGGAAGGCGGTGATTTACTCTCGTACGGGACCAAAGCGCTGCGGCTGCCCGGTGTGCGCGGGAAAGGTTCGAACACAGCGCTGCAGGGCTTCTGCCGAAGAAGCGCTGTCCAAAAATAACACGGAAGAAACATGGAGGGAAACAAAATGA
- a CDS encoding S-layer homology domain-containing protein, with product MKRRILATLLSLCLLMGLLPTVAIAADEAESSKKTTSPTSETTQENADSQGRGIITRTEALSIPADLESQDMMDSEGWSWNSATKTLTLGGLQMSVSGANGITVPDGTTILLEAGTTNSITVTGESVSGIEALGGLSISTDSANPGSLLITSENSGIRYVQPSTGLISLNSINLTISASRGISIGGAESESDYDLRLDVENVNYTFNGTIEDETRPIQLWSARGSVAANLTQTQINVVAAKPKILLHATNNCDLTIQNTTATGSCKISVGNSAAKQINVNIIKSNLEVSDIMLQASESGTANLVIDNSSVQGNQLYIYSKSSSTQTLKICNNSNIKMVDDGGWQGIYIGGYPHCKNYLIIEDSYVFCESKNATGTILRDGIAVGDNDGGVDRASIEIKNSTVVARTAAAIRAGIAAYGKIATISIDNSDISAATNSSNGSSSNGAGAAIAARSGMGGNADTSTEGSASVTITNSTVKATNSSACAIEATVNPVGGGTYETGTVQFENSTIQLAGKTDTVITNATNSTISEITLPETTGKLSEDVNGDFVLDLIAGTTVDVTASNGVTVSYELSGEETGIINANTGIATLPDDTQTGIAEDGSLIIPVGSTATLSEEMGTVTLNSGTMNLERDGSMEIDGSASMSVDGATYTLGTGCVVTGDNLLTLPQGGALLKDSGTVMNLPDNISASIALGSLDEVYTDDAGTHLPAGSFITMPNGEVYFSNGCVVDQFGRVFSQIMTIGSTTVTFPEGKTGVINEDGTVTAENNCVITLGSGTQITVLAGPVQVKQDGSIAVGNGKVLKIGDNTEEFPYGGTISATGEISKNIPSYPSGGGSNSVSGDYIVSVNKTTNGKVAVSPSRADKGDTVTITVKPNTGYELDKLIVTDKNDDTVKLTDKGNGKFTFTMPGSKVEITATFVEVTEEQVNPFSDVTTNDFYYDAVLWAVDNGVTGGTSATTFSPNVTVTRAQMVTFLWRAHGSPKATGANPFTDVSTSDYYYDAVLWAVANGVTSGTSADTFGPDAAVTRAQAVTFQWRAAGSPVVSGSSFDDVATNAYYANAVAWGDANGITSGTGGNNFSPDVVVTRAQAVTFLWKELA from the coding sequence ATGAAACGGCGAATATTGGCAACATTACTGAGCCTATGTCTGCTGATGGGCCTGCTGCCCACGGTAGCGATAGCGGCGGATGAGGCAGAGAGTTCTAAAAAGACTACAAGTCCTACGAGCGAAACCACCCAGGAAAATGCAGATTCTCAAGGGCGGGGTATCATTACTCGGACAGAGGCGTTGTCTATCCCTGCGGACTTAGAATCCCAAGACATGATGGACTCAGAAGGGTGGAGCTGGAACAGTGCAACAAAAACGCTGACTTTGGGCGGATTACAAATGTCGGTATCTGGTGCCAACGGAATTACGGTTCCCGATGGAACGACAATTTTGCTTGAGGCTGGAACAACCAACTCGATTACGGTAACAGGCGAGTCGGTTTCTGGTATCGAGGCATTGGGTGGTTTGAGCATTTCCACGGATAGTGCAAATCCTGGCTCCTTGTTAATTACAAGCGAGAATTCCGGAATCAGATATGTACAGCCATCCACTGGTTTGATATCGTTAAATAGCATCAACTTAACTATTTCTGCGTCAAGAGGCATTTCTATCGGTGGCGCAGAATCAGAGTCTGACTATGACTTAAGATTAGATGTGGAAAACGTAAATTACACATTTAATGGGACGATTGAGGATGAAACTCGCCCTATTCAGTTATGGAGCGCCCGGGGTAGTGTTGCTGCAAATTTAACACAAACTCAAATCAATGTTGTTGCAGCGAAACCAAAGATTCTCCTCCACGCAACAAATAACTGTGATCTCACAATTCAGAACACAACTGCAACAGGCTCATGTAAAATATCTGTGGGGAATAGTGCAGCCAAGCAAATCAATGTAAATATTATCAAGAGCAATCTAGAAGTTTCGGATATAATGCTACAAGCTTCCGAATCTGGAACGGCAAATCTGGTAATTGACAATAGCTCAGTACAGGGTAATCAGCTGTATATCTACTCAAAATCTTCGTCAACACAAACATTGAAAATCTGTAATAACAGCAATATTAAAATGGTGGACGATGGGGGATGGCAAGGAATATATATTGGTGGATATCCGCATTGTAAAAATTACCTTATCATAGAAGATAGTTACGTTTTTTGTGAGTCCAAAAACGCAACCGGTACCATATTGCGAGACGGCATCGCAGTGGGAGATAATGACGGTGGTGTAGATAGGGCCTCCATTGAAATTAAAAATAGCACTGTAGTGGCAAGAACGGCAGCGGCAATTCGTGCAGGAATAGCTGCCTATGGTAAAATTGCTACAATTTCTATTGATAACAGCGATATCTCTGCCGCTACAAATTCCAGCAATGGCAGCAGTTCCAATGGAGCGGGTGCGGCTATTGCCGCCAGAAGCGGTATGGGAGGAAACGCAGATACATCCACAGAGGGCAGCGCATCTGTTACAATCACCAACAGCACGGTAAAAGCAACAAACTCGTCAGCCTGCGCAATTGAAGCAACCGTTAATCCTGTAGGTGGAGGTACATACGAAACAGGTACTGTTCAATTTGAAAACTCTACAATCCAGTTGGCAGGAAAAACGGATACTGTTATCACAAATGCAACAAATAGCACCATCAGTGAGATAACTCTACCCGAAACAACCGGAAAACTGAGCGAGGATGTGAACGGTGACTTTGTTCTTGATTTGATAGCTGGTACCACTGTTGACGTTACGGCTAGCAATGGTGTGACCGTTTCCTACGAATTAAGCGGTGAGGAAACCGGAATCATCAATGCAAATACAGGTATTGCCACACTTCCCGATGACACCCAAACGGGTATTGCGGAAGATGGTTCCCTCATCATTCCTGTAGGAAGCACAGCTACCCTTTCTGAAGAAATGGGTACCGTTACACTGAATTCTGGAACTATGAATTTAGAGCGTGATGGGTCTATGGAAATTGATGGTTCTGCAAGTATGTCTGTGGATGGGGCTACCTATACACTTGGAACCGGATGTGTAGTTACAGGTGATAACTTGTTGACTTTGCCACAGGGTGGAGCACTCTTAAAAGATAGTGGAACTGTAATGAATCTTCCGGACAATATTTCCGCTTCTATCGCGCTTGGCAGTCTTGACGAAGTCTACACTGACGATGCAGGCACTCATCTGCCGGCTGGTTCCTTTATTACAATGCCTAATGGAGAAGTATATTTCTCAAATGGATGCGTGGTTGATCAATTCGGCAGAGTATTTTCTCAAATAATGACTATTGGCAGCACAACAGTCACGTTCCCTGAAGGGAAAACCGGCGTTATAAATGAAGATGGAACTGTGACAGCAGAAAATAACTGTGTTATTACGTTGGGTAGCGGCACGCAAATTACTGTGCTTGCAGGACCTGTACAGGTAAAACAGGATGGATCTATTGCAGTGGGCAATGGGAAGGTTCTTAAGATTGGAGACAATACAGAAGAATTCCCCTATGGTGGTACCATTTCTGCTACAGGAGAAATTTCCAAGAATATTCCCAGCTATCCCAGCGGCGGCGGTTCTAACTCTGTCAGCGGCGACTACATTGTATCTGTGAATAAAACCACCAACGGTAAGGTTGCTGTCTCTCCCAGCCGTGCCGATAAGGGAGATACCGTGACCATCACGGTCAAGCCCAATACCGGTTATGAGCTGGATAAACTGATTGTCACCGACAAGAATGACGACACCGTGAAGCTCACCGACAAGGGCAACGGCAAGTTTACCTTCACCATGCCTGGCTCTAAGGTGGAAATCACCGCCACCTTCGTGGAGGTCACCGAGGAGCAGGTCAACCCCTTCTCTGATGTGACCACTAACGACTTCTACTATGATGCCGTGCTGTGGGCCGTGGACAACGGTGTGACCGGGGGAACCAGCGCTACAACCTTCAGCCCCAATGTGACCGTGACCCGTGCCCAGATGGTGACCTTCCTGTGGAGAGCCCACGGCTCCCCCAAGGCCACCGGCGCCAACCCCTTCACCGATGTGAGCACCAGCGACTACTACTATGACGCGGTGCTGTGGGCGGTTGCCAACGGCGTGACCAGCGGTACCAGTGCCGACACCTTCGGCCCTGACGCTGCGGTGACCCGCGCCCAGGCAGTCACCTTCCAGTGGCGCGCCGCTGGCTCTCCGGTGGTATCCGGCAGCAGTTTTGACGACGTAGCCACCAACGCCTACTATGCCAATGCGGTTGCCTGGGGGGATGCCAACGGCATCACCAGCGGTACCGGAGGCAACAATTTCAGCCCCGATGTGGTCGTGACCCGCGCTCAGGCGGTTACCTTCCTGTGGAAGGAGCTGGCCTAA
- a CDS encoding WYL domain-containing protein produces the protein MAEKKERKAYSNAYHSLEAIWMVLRQYASQEHPLSVGEICKYLQQMEQAPSRATVNRLLTQGAGLLELFSPETLAQTGEPVCTGTYTKGDALHVVLETSEGAVLQPDAALEVTARPFQAPSYSAVDKLLKDEVPFDLNTFPFRLRCVARVKRPTGGYRYLPYEKWEERQAKKKGEEETRNNATRYYYLANALTQGEWRIFADLVQVYPYISQNQTQKFLAVLDSLRPRHTRYVPSRYAFKRGSEEQFRIINLLDQAIREKKKVRLTYGEYRLVLQDKRWQPKLARREKNGVMNVSPYALMWSNGNYYLVCRHRGMMNLRVDRIVKAELLPDSFTTPSDFDPVQYRDRCPVMYPGKAEFVRMRCAVTLLNTLVDFFGPVPQYTKPGEDGTTEVTMSIAPEGVRLFALQYADQVEVLEPEWLREKIGAILTRNGEKYSRS, from the coding sequence ATGGCAGAGAAAAAAGAGCGAAAAGCATACAGCAACGCCTATCATAGCTTGGAGGCCATTTGGATGGTCCTTCGGCAGTATGCCTCCCAGGAGCACCCGTTGAGTGTGGGGGAGATCTGCAAGTATCTGCAGCAGATGGAGCAGGCCCCCTCCCGGGCCACGGTGAACCGGCTGCTCACCCAGGGGGCGGGACTGCTGGAGCTGTTCTCCCCCGAAACCCTTGCCCAGACAGGGGAGCCGGTGTGTACCGGAACCTACACCAAGGGAGATGCCCTCCATGTGGTGCTGGAGACGTCGGAGGGGGCGGTGCTCCAGCCTGACGCCGCCTTGGAGGTTACCGCCCGGCCCTTCCAGGCCCCGTCTTACTCGGCTGTGGACAAGCTGCTCAAGGACGAGGTGCCCTTTGACCTGAACACCTTCCCCTTCCGCCTGCGCTGCGTGGCCCGGGTGAAGCGGCCCACGGGAGGATACCGGTATCTTCCCTACGAGAAGTGGGAGGAGCGGCAGGCCAAGAAAAAGGGCGAAGAGGAAACCCGGAACAACGCAACCCGGTACTACTACCTGGCCAATGCCCTCACCCAGGGGGAGTGGCGGATCTTCGCCGACCTGGTGCAGGTCTACCCCTACATCTCCCAGAATCAGACCCAGAAGTTTCTTGCCGTCCTGGACAGCCTGCGCCCCCGGCACACCCGGTATGTGCCCAGCCGCTACGCCTTCAAGCGGGGCAGCGAAGAACAGTTTCGCATCATCAACCTGCTGGACCAGGCCATCCGGGAGAAGAAAAAGGTGCGCCTGACCTACGGGGAGTACCGCCTGGTCCTCCAGGACAAGCGCTGGCAGCCCAAGCTGGCCCGGCGGGAGAAAAACGGGGTGATGAATGTCTCCCCCTATGCCCTCATGTGGTCCAACGGAAATTACTATCTGGTCTGCCGCCACCGGGGCATGATGAACCTGCGGGTGGACCGGATCGTAAAGGCGGAATTGCTGCCCGACTCGTTTACCACGCCCTCCGACTTTGACCCGGTGCAGTACCGGGACCGCTGCCCGGTGATGTACCCGGGGAAGGCGGAGTTTGTGCGCATGCGCTGTGCCGTCACTCTGCTCAACACCCTGGTGGACTTCTTCGGCCCGGTTCCCCAGTACACCAAGCCGGGAGAGGACGGCACCACCGAGGTGACCATGTCCATTGCCCCGGAGGGGGTGCGGCTGTTTGCCCTGCAGTATGCCGACCAGGTGGAGGTGCTGGAGCCGGAGTGGCTGCGGGAGAAGATCGGAGCCATTTTGACCCGCAACGGGGAAAAATACAGCCGCTCATAA
- a CDS encoding tyrosine-type recombinase/integrase, translating to MMNYPLTQKQIRAYAHYLQIEEKSGATIEKYLRDVRAFACWLDGREISKELTSEWKAHLVAQGYASTTVNAMLSALNSLLEFMGLQECRVKFLKIQRRLFRDANRELTKEEYQRLLSAAHQLERERLGLLVETIGATGIRVSEIQYITVEAVQRGKAEIALKGKIRTILLPGKLRRKLLKYAKKQKTTSGAIFRTKSGKELGRRQIWAELKGLCGYAGVEPGKVFPHNLRHLFATVFYRACRDIAKLADLLGHSSIETTRIYLVASGAEHQREIDRLGLVS from the coding sequence ATGATGAATTATCCATTAACACAGAAGCAAATTCGAGCATATGCCCATTATCTTCAGATAGAGGAAAAGAGCGGAGCCACCATAGAGAAGTATCTCCGTGATGTGCGCGCTTTTGCCTGCTGGCTTGACGGCCGTGAAATCAGCAAGGAGTTGACCTCAGAGTGGAAAGCACACCTTGTGGCGCAGGGCTATGCCTCAACTACAGTCAATGCTATGCTCTCTGCCCTGAACAGCCTGTTGGAATTTATGGGGCTGCAGGAGTGTCGGGTAAAGTTTCTGAAAATCCAACGGCGTCTGTTTCGAGACGCAAATCGCGAACTGACGAAGGAGGAATACCAGCGGCTTCTGAGCGCGGCCCACCAGTTAGAGCGGGAGCGGCTGGGCCTGCTGGTGGAGACCATTGGAGCTACAGGTATCCGGGTCAGCGAAATACAATATATCACCGTAGAAGCTGTTCAGCGGGGGAAGGCGGAGATTGCGCTCAAAGGAAAGATCCGCACGATCCTCCTTCCTGGAAAGCTGCGCCGCAAGCTGCTCAAGTATGCAAAAAAACAAAAAACCACCTCCGGTGCGATCTTTCGCACCAAAAGCGGTAAGGAACTTGGTCGTCGACAAATTTGGGCGGAACTGAAGGGGCTGTGCGGATACGCAGGGGTGGAACCCGGGAAGGTGTTTCCCCATAATCTGCGGCATCTGTTTGCCACGGTTTTCTATCGTGCTTGTCGGGACATCGCAAAGCTGGCCGACCTGCTGGGCCACAGCAGCATCGAAACCACGCGTATCTATCTGGTTGCGTCTGGCGCAGAGCACCAGCGTGAGATCGACCGACTGGGGCTTGTGTCATAG
- a CDS encoding S-layer homology domain-containing protein — METPQALAVSLKDHDDVTISPEAITWSIENNNCKIAGEQVATIASDGNLTISNAGTATIKVTVSRFEDKGVWYAGGTGQIQLTVKQKALTASLTGPSLVTYTGSSDVTLAEGTDYTISGYVLDDNTQNEVNVTATGKLDHPSAGSQNLSVTYTVAGDKAGNYTAPAAANKEITVHKATALTPNTGTITVYNRKAATYSYRMDQLLPTVTAPASLGTVTYKTATAASDPNGYINTVTLDNTKKTLTVVTNNVNRAAEESVAEIQVTIESTNYQDMTATINVNAINPGTVTLTYFPNGGNGTSQTYSYDQGISTTVSGNMFSRTDYVFTGWNTAANGSGTAYAPGVSITLNSSMELYAQWQYTGGGTVTPSEYTLRYNTNGGKKIDSETYKNPWTKDYDELPVPVRAGYVFKGWYRNSTLTMPVTGDVYVNSGVVTLFAKWSDGKDYGPDDTGVSKWLETDKHNAFLSGYPDGSFLGDKNMTRAEVAQMFYSLLLDKDVKITKSFSDVPTDAWYAKAVNTLSSLGMLGGYPDGTFRPDAPITRAEFAAIALAFAYDPASASCSYTDVNTSAWYYTYVAQATTYGWIGGYPDGSFRPNNSITRAEVAVIVNNMLGRDADENYINRNADELVSFVDLSKNHWAYYTIMEATNSHDYTSASSGETWTCVK; from the coding sequence ATGGAAACACCGCAGGCGTTGGCTGTTTCTCTGAAAGATCACGACGATGTGACTATTTCCCCAGAGGCCATTACCTGGAGCATCGAAAATAACAACTGTAAGATTGCCGGTGAACAGGTTGCTACGATTGCAAGCGATGGAAACCTTACCATTTCCAATGCCGGTACTGCGACGATCAAGGTTACCGTCTCGCGATTTGAGGATAAGGGAGTGTGGTATGCTGGCGGCACAGGTCAGATTCAGCTGACTGTCAAGCAGAAAGCGCTGACCGCATCTCTGACCGGACCTAGTTTGGTAACTTATACCGGCAGCTCCGATGTGACCTTGGCCGAAGGTACCGATTATACAATCAGCGGCTATGTTCTGGATGATAATACACAGAATGAGGTAAATGTGACAGCAACCGGCAAGCTGGATCATCCCAGCGCCGGCAGCCAAAACCTTTCTGTGACCTACACGGTTGCTGGAGACAAAGCAGGCAACTATACAGCACCTGCTGCAGCCAATAAGGAGATTACGGTTCATAAGGCGACAGCCTTGACTCCCAACACTGGTACCATAACGGTGTATAACCGTAAGGCGGCAACCTATTCCTATCGTATGGATCAGCTGCTGCCCACTGTCACCGCCCCTGCAAGCCTTGGAACGGTTACATACAAGACAGCAACAGCTGCGAGTGACCCCAACGGCTACATTAATACCGTAACCCTTGACAACACAAAGAAGACCTTGACCGTTGTGACAAACAATGTAAACAGAGCAGCGGAAGAAAGTGTTGCTGAAATCCAGGTGACAATTGAGTCTACCAACTATCAGGATATGACTGCCACAATCAACGTGAATGCGATCAATCCTGGTACTGTTACCCTTACCTATTTCCCCAATGGCGGCAATGGAACAAGCCAGACTTACTCCTATGATCAGGGCATCTCCACTACAGTAAGCGGAAATATGTTCAGCCGCACTGATTATGTCTTTACCGGCTGGAATACCGCTGCGAACGGCAGCGGAACTGCCTATGCTCCCGGTGTATCCATTACGCTGAACAGTAGTATGGAGCTCTATGCTCAGTGGCAGTATACCGGCGGTGGCACCGTGACTCCCAGCGAGTACACCTTGCGCTATAATACCAATGGCGGCAAGAAGATTGACTCCGAGACCTACAAGAATCCCTGGACCAAGGATTACGATGAACTGCCCGTGCCGGTGCGTGCCGGGTACGTCTTTAAGGGCTGGTACCGCAACAGCACCCTGACTATGCCCGTTACCGGCGATGTGTACGTAAATAGCGGTGTGGTGACCCTGTTTGCTAAGTGGAGCGACGGTAAGGACTATGGTCCTGACGACACCGGCGTGTCCAAGTGGCTGGAGACCGACAAGCACAATGCCTTCCTCAGCGGCTATCCCGACGGCTCCTTCCTGGGCGATAAGAACATGACACGCGCCGAGGTTGCCCAGATGTTCTACTCCCTGCTGCTGGATAAAGACGTAAAGATCACCAAGTCCTTCTCCGACGTGCCCACCGACGCGTGGTACGCTAAGGCCGTGAACACCCTGTCCAGCCTGGGTATGCTGGGCGGCTATCCCGACGGTACCTTCCGTCCTGATGCTCCCATCACCCGCGCTGAGTTTGCGGCTATCGCACTGGCCTTTGCCTACGATCCTGCCAGCGCCAGCTGCTCTTACACGGACGTGAACACCAGCGCTTGGTACTACACCTATGTGGCTCAGGCTACCACCTACGGTTGGATCGGCGGCTACCCCGACGGCAGCTTCCGTCCCAACAACTCCATCACCCGCGCTGAGGTGGCGGTCATCGTCAACAACATGCTGGGCCGCGACGCGGATGAGAACTACATTAACCGCAATGCGGACGAGCTGGTCAGCTTCGTGGATCTGTCCAAGAACCACTGGGCCTACTACACCATCATGGAGGCCACCAACTCCCACGATTATACCAGCGCCTCCTCTGGCGAGACCTGGACCTGCGTGAAGTAA
- a CDS encoding tyrosine-type recombinase/integrase, with protein MLIETIGATDVRVSEVKYITVEAARNGKAEIALKGKIRVILLSSKLCRKLLKYAKKTKTASSAIFRTKSGKELTRRQIRAELKGLCKHADVAPTKVFPHNLRHLFATIFYTACKDIVKLADVLGHSSIGSIRIYLVTSGIEHQRQLDRPEPELVS; from the coding sequence TTGCTGATCGAGACCATCGGGGCTACCGATGTTCGGGTAAGTGAGGTCAAATATATTACCGTGGAGGCAGCACGAAACGGAAAAGCAGAAATTGCGCTGAAAGGGAAAATCCGGGTAATTCTGCTCTCATCCAAACTGTGCCGCAAGCTGCTCAAGTATGCAAAAAAAACAAAAACCGCCTCCAGCGCGATCTTTCGCACCAAAAGCGGAAAAGAACTGACCCGCCGCCAAATCCGGGCGGAATTGAAGGGTCTGTGTAAACACGCAGATGTAGCGCCAACAAAAGTGTTTCCCCACAATCTGCGGCATTTGTTCGCCACTATTTTCTACACAGCCTGCAAGGATATTGTAAAGCTGGCCGATGTACTGGGGCATTCCAGTATTGGGTCCATTCGAATTTATCTTGTGACCTCTGGGATCGAGCATCAGCGCCAACTGGATCGGCCGGAACCGGAATTGGTATCCTAA
- a CDS encoding ATP-dependent Clp protease proteolytic subunit: protein MVTMPYVVDAKDGRGADIFSRLLQDRVILLTGEICDESAAVAVAQLLYLEAQDPEGEISLYINSPGGSVTAGLAILDTMAHVRCPVSTTAVGLAASMGAVLLAAGEKGRRRLLPHAEVMIHQPLGGAGGQATDVLIQAKRLERVKERLLDLMVSFTGQSREKLAADMERDCFLNAQEAVAYGLADQVL from the coding sequence ATGGTAACTATGCCCTATGTGGTAGATGCCAAGGACGGCCGGGGGGCCGACATTTTCTCCCGCCTGCTTCAGGACCGGGTAATTTTGCTGACGGGGGAGATTTGCGACGAGAGCGCCGCAGTGGCGGTGGCCCAGCTGCTGTATCTGGAGGCCCAGGACCCGGAGGGGGAGATCTCTTTGTACATCAACAGTCCCGGCGGCTCGGTGACGGCGGGTCTGGCCATTTTAGATACCATGGCCCACGTGCGCTGTCCGGTCTCCACCACGGCGGTGGGGCTGGCCGCCTCCATGGGGGCGGTGCTGCTGGCAGCGGGGGAGAAGGGCCGCCGCCGTCTGCTGCCCCATGCGGAGGTAATGATCCACCAGCCCCTGGGAGGGGCGGGAGGCCAGGCCACCGACGTACTCATCCAGGCCAAGCGGCTGGAGCGGGTGAAGGAGCGGCTGCTGGACCTGATGGTCTCTTTCACCGGCCAGAGCCGGGAGAAGCTGGCTGCCGACATGGAGCGGGACTGCTTTCTGAACGCCCAGGAAGCGGTGGCCTACGGCCTGGCCGATCAGGTGCTGTAA
- a CDS encoding AAA family ATPase: MAGKTAPKPKEYRFLIPQIRTLPVGTQGEMASSMPYRLEEGITRDSILAELKSQPHLAGVARALQAEKQVYLLHGRDREQLELAAQYIGTYHRLGCSKWELSDWGDGDEEDTQEDEQAGDWQSPASEGDADFDFSRELPCVSGYEAVRAFSDRSDGYSMGNLGLLPQEAGRKTPWWLRSAAAPLLLRWQGGHAVAFVHTLQGMLNLRAFVILLWWERACQINGCQMDELEAEAGYGVEDLAFELETEVIAVDSPAADSPYKQQVLCQLAQEQGSRLARGKTARAVLHLVEDYRGNVDNRTLSKAVSNALLRRRGSGPLTQRDFAYLSRFAASKTATQTDGPTLVGQKEVERQLRQVVDTLAFQKKRRQLGLPADPIHCTFAFLGAPGTGKTTWALRLGQEMARLGLLENRESICLNAAELKAKYVGHTTGRVKALFDQYGIIILDEAYSLTEGQDSDCFTQEALAQLCVELENHASDRLVVFAGYGGDEDPRKDRMLRFLQCNPGIRSRVAFKIHFDSFQPQELAEVFCTMLRDKGYEVPAEGAAVAEELFGRLRERPDFGNCREARNLADRVKVHMAARLTKPSITAQQAVQVLPEDIQAAAADLLAEDRTLHRDAPAIGF; the protein is encoded by the coding sequence ATGGCTGGAAAGACAGCACCAAAACCGAAAGAATATCGCTTTTTGATCCCACAGATCCGAACCCTGCCCGTGGGCACCCAGGGGGAGATGGCCTCCTCTATGCCCTACCGCCTGGAGGAGGGCATTACCCGGGATAGCATCTTGGCAGAGCTGAAGAGCCAGCCCCACCTGGCCGGGGTGGCCCGGGCTCTGCAGGCAGAAAAACAGGTCTATCTGCTCCACGGAAGAGACCGGGAGCAGCTGGAACTGGCAGCCCAGTACATCGGCACCTACCACCGGTTAGGCTGCTCCAAATGGGAGCTGTCAGACTGGGGAGACGGGGACGAGGAGGACACCCAGGAGGATGAGCAGGCCGGAGACTGGCAGAGTCCCGCATCGGAGGGTGACGCAGACTTCGACTTCAGCCGGGAGCTGCCCTGCGTCAGCGGCTATGAGGCGGTACGCGCCTTCAGTGATCGAAGCGATGGATACAGCATGGGGAATCTGGGGCTTTTGCCCCAGGAAGCGGGGCGGAAGACTCCCTGGTGGCTGCGCAGCGCCGCCGCCCCGCTGCTGCTGCGCTGGCAGGGAGGCCACGCGGTGGCCTTTGTCCACACCCTCCAGGGGATGCTGAATCTGCGGGCCTTTGTGATCCTGCTGTGGTGGGAGCGGGCTTGCCAGATCAATGGGTGTCAAATGGACGAGCTGGAGGCCGAGGCGGGCTACGGCGTAGAGGACCTGGCCTTTGAGCTGGAGACAGAGGTAATTGCGGTGGACAGTCCCGCCGCAGACAGCCCCTACAAGCAGCAGGTGCTCTGCCAGCTGGCCCAGGAGCAGGGCAGCCGCCTGGCCCGGGGTAAGACGGCCCGGGCGGTGCTTCACCTGGTGGAGGACTACCGGGGCAATGTGGACAACCGCACCCTGTCCAAGGCGGTATCCAACGCCCTGCTGCGCCGCCGGGGCTCCGGCCCGCTTACCCAGCGGGACTTTGCCTACTTAAGCCGCTTTGCCGCCAGCAAGACAGCAACCCAGACCGACGGCCCCACCCTGGTGGGCCAGAAGGAGGTGGAGCGGCAGCTGCGGCAGGTAGTGGACACCCTGGCCTTTCAGAAAAAGCGACGGCAGCTGGGCCTGCCCGCCGACCCCATCCACTGTACCTTCGCCTTTCTGGGGGCGCCGGGGACTGGCAAGACCACCTGGGCCCTGCGGCTGGGGCAGGAGATGGCCCGGCTGGGTCTGCTGGAGAACCGGGAGTCCATCTGTCTCAACGCCGCCGAGCTAAAGGCCAAGTATGTGGGGCACACCACTGGCCGGGTGAAGGCTCTGTTTGACCAGTACGGCATTATCATTCTGGACGAGGCGTACAGCCTCACCGAGGGACAGGACTCCGACTGCTTTACCCAGGAGGCCCTGGCCCAGCTGTGCGTGGAACTGGAGAACCACGCCAGCGACCGGCTGGTGGTCTTCGCCGGCTACGGCGGGGATGAGGACCCCCGGAAAGACCGGATGCTCCGCTTTCTCCAGTGCAACCCGGGCATCCGCAGCCGGGTGGCCTTTAAGATCCACTTTGACTCCTTTCAGCCCCAGGAGCTGGCGGAGGTGTTCTGCACCATGCTCCGGGACAAGGGGTATGAGGTGCCTGCGGAGGGGGCGGCGGTGGCGGAGGAGCTGTTCGGCCGCCTGAGGGAGCGGCCAGACTTCGGTAACTGCCGGGAGGCCCGGAATCTGGCGGACCGGGTGAAGGTCCACATGGCTGCCCGGCTGACCAAACCGTCCATCACGGCCCAGCAGGCCGTCCAGGTCCTGCCGGAGGACATCCAGGCGGCCGCCGCCGACCTGCTGGCGGAAGACCGGACCCTCCACCGGGACGCCCCGGCCATTGGATTTTAA